From Etheostoma cragini isolate CJK2018 chromosome 10, CSU_Ecrag_1.0, whole genome shotgun sequence, the proteins below share one genomic window:
- the rnf20 gene encoding E3 ubiquitin-protein ligase BRE1A isoform X2 produces MSGLKRPADPSGSSSSGAPPEKRREREGEDGAAGVSAAAGGSTAVETVIKLGGVSNSEEQDIKALQTKNRKLGESLDQRQVIEDELRERIERLETRQATDDASLLILNRYWNQFDENVKLTIRRYDQASREPEKCLAGEGRSLKPETPEPDGDSNQERAKDRGNQGEPNNSFLATLASSSSEEMEAELQERVESSLKQASHVVEIYECLKRTVDQLKAELDSGAEGSLWQAAFKLNSLLTSENKRLQQLTEDLKQKHIHMTSESRPLGRAANKADQRVSELQVLIEELQWDMEKIRRRENRLNAHLTEILERVNSKGYKVCGEASSVCGTITINKRKFEEMNSDMEENTELADNRLVELQKLQQDLQSVHQENNNMKTELLNRAEGAVRETSEYRCLQSQFSVLYNESLILKAQLDETRARLNTTRTARLRQLEHMENDEVALQRKVRTEVFQLEDTLAQVRKEYEMLRIEFEQTLAANEQAGPINREMRHLISTLQTHNQQMKGEVVKYKIRLRETQAELNQSSTEMDVKDEITSPSTPAVSGEPVVKTETDTGSSTPSSTGASLKTEPGIEPEATVKEEEKDEKKEKEDKKEKDSIKKEEKDRERERERERERERPTRSGGNSSSIKEEKEKPGSSSQPEESAGERLSMVGGSKRKEMEQLKIVRAELKKAQESQREMKLLLDMYRSAPKEQRDKVQLMAAEKKSKSEGEELRQRLRELEERERREGKKMADEEALRKIRSVEEQIDILNKKLSIAKQEEDALLSEMDVTGQAFEDMQEQNIRLMQQLREKDDANFKLMSERIKSNQIHKLLKEEKEELADQLLTLKTQVEAQLQVVRKLEEKERLLQGTISTAERELALRTQALDMNKRKAQESAMQSEDLRTQLEQVQQRLNLVREEVIENSISREKESFNARRAQEDISKLRGKIEKAKKPAEKISNGDDILNEEINDYKARLTCPCCNSRVKDAVLTKCFHVFCFECVKTRYDTRQRKCPKCNAAFGANDFHRIYIG; encoded by the exons ATGTCGGGACTGAAGCGTCCTgccgaccccagcggttcctcgtCCTCCGGTGCGCCCCCGGAGAagcggagagagagggaaggagaggacgGAGCTGCCGGTGTCAGCGCCGCTGCCGGAGGGAGCACCGCGGTGGAGACAGTCATCAAACTGGGAGGGGTGTCCAACTCC GAAGAGCAAGATATCAAAGCTCTCCAGACTAAGAACCGAAAGTTAGGAGAATCTCTTGATCAGAGACAG GTGATTGAGGATGAATTGCGAGAGCGAATTGAGAGACTAGAGACACGGCAGGCCACTGATGATGCCAGTCTGCTGATCCTCAACAGATACTGGAACCAG TTTGATGAAAACGTTAAACTGACCATCAGGCGTTATGACCAAGCAAGTCGCGAACCTGAGAAATGTCTGGCAGGTGAGGGACGGAGCCTGAAGCCGGAAACTCCAGAACCTGATGGCGACTCCAATCAGGAGCGGGCTAAGGATAGAG GCAATCAGGGAGAGCCAAACAACTCTTTCCTGGCAACGCTGgcgagcagcagcagtgaggaGATGGAGGCTGAGCTTCAGGAGAGGGTGGAGTCCAGCCTGAAGCAGGCCAGTCACGTGGTGGAGATCTACGAGTGTCTGAAGAGGACCGTGGACCAACTGAAGGCAGAGCTGGACTCTGGAGCAG AGGGCAGTCTATGGCAGGCGGCTTTCAAACTGAATTCCCTCCTGACCAGCGAAAACAAGCGGCTGCAACAGCTGACGGAGGACCTTAAGCAGAAGCACATTCACATGACGAGCGAG TCTCGGCCCCTGGGCCGTGCAGCTAACAAAGCAGACCAGCGTGTCAGCGAGCTGCAGGTTCTGATCGAGGAGCTCCAGTGGGACATGGAGAAGATCCGCCGGCGagagaacagactaaatgcaCACCTGACTGAGATACTGGAGAGG GTGAACAGCAAAGGCTATAAGGTGTGTGGAGAGGCGAGCAGCGTTTGTGGCACCATCACTATTAACAAGAGAAAG TTTGAAGAAATGAACAGCGATATGGAGGAGAACACGGAGCTGGCAGACAACCGCCTGGTTGAGCTGCAGAAGCTCCAACAGGACCTGCAGAGTGTGCaccaggaaaacaacaacatgaag aCGGAGCTGCTGAATCGGGCAGAAGGCGCGGTGAGGGAGACTTCTGAGTATCGCTGCCTGCAGTCACAGTTTTCTGTGCTCTACAACGAGTCTCTGATCCTCAAGGCTCAATTAGATGAGACACGCGCTCGTCTCAACACTACCAGGACGGCGAGGCTTCGGCAGCTGGAGCACATGGAg AACGATGAGGTGGCTTTGCAGAGGAAGGTTCGTACAGAAGTGTTTCAGCTGGAGGACACACTGGCTCAGGTCAGGAAGGAGTACGAGATGCTGCGCATTGAATTTGAACAGACTCTCGCTGCCAACGAGCAAGCAG GTCCCATCAACAGGGAGATGCGTCACCTGATCAGCACGCTGCAAACCCACAACCAGCAGATGAAGGGAGAGGTGGTGAAATACAAGATTAGACTGAGAGAGACACAAGCCGAGCTCAACCAG TCGAGCACAGAGATGGACGTGAAGGATGAGATAACCTCTCCATCGACCCCAGCCGTCTCTGGGGAACCTGTGGTCAAGACAGAGACTGACACCGGCTCCTCCACACCCAGCAGCACTG GGGCCTCGTTGAAAACGGAGCCTGGAATAGAACCTGAGGCAACCgttaaagaggaggagaaagacgagaagaaagagaaggaggacaagaaggaaaaagacagtataaagaaagaggagaaagaccgagagcgggagagagagagggaaagggagagagagaggccgacCCGGAGCGGTGGGAACAGCAGCTCGataaaggaagagaaggagaagccAGGGAGCAGCAGCCAACCGGAGGAGTCAGCCGGGGAGCGCCTGTCGATGGTCGGAGGGTCAAAGAGGAAAGAGATGGAGCAGCTGAAGATCGTCAGAGCGGAACTCAA GAAAGCCCAGGAGTCCCAGAGGGAGATGAAGCTGCTGCTAGACATGTACCGCTCAGCCCCAAAGGAGCAGAGGGACAAAGTCCAGCTCATGGCTGCAGAGAAGAAGTCCAAGTCAGAG GGAGAAGAGCTGCGGCAGAGGCTGAGggagctggaggagagggagaggagggagggcaAGAAAATGGCCGACGAAGAGGCTCTGAGGAAGATCCGCTCTGTAGAGGAGCAGATCGATATCCTTAACAAGAAGCTCTCTATAGCAAAACAG GAGGAGGACGCGCTGCTGAGCGAGATGGATGTGACAGGCCAGGCCTTTGAGGACATGCAGGAACAGAACATTCGTCTGATGCAGCAGCTCAGAGAAAAAGATGATGCCAACTTCAAGCTGATGAGTGAGCGGATCAAGTCTAACCAGATCCACAAGCTgctaaaagaggaaaaggaggagctTGCCGACCAACTGCTCACTCTAAAAACTCAG GTGGAGGCCCAGCTACAGGTGGTAAGGAAGCTAGAGGAAAAGGAGCGCCTCCTACAGGGCACCATCAGCACTGCTGAGAGAGAGTTGGCACTTCGCACACAAGCTTTGGACATGAACAAACGCAAG GCTCAGGAATCTGCTATGCAGTCGGAAGACTTGCGAACTCAGCTGGAGCAGGTTCAGCAGAGGCTCAACCTGGTCAGAGAAGAAGTAATAGAGAACAGCATCTCCAGGGAGAAGGAGTCATTTAACGCACGACGAGCACAG GAGGACATCTCCAAACTAAGGGGAAAGATCGAGAAGGCCAAGAAACCAGCTGAGAAAATCAGCAATGGAGATGATATCCTAAATGAAGAAATCAATGACTATAAG GCACGCTTAACGTGTCCGTGCTGCAACTCTCGGGTGAAGGATGCAGTACTCACAAAGTGCTTCCACGTCTTCTGCTTTGAGTGCGTCAAGACACGCTACGACACACGCCAGAGGAAGTGCCCCAAGTGCAATGCCGCCTTCGGAGCCAACGACTTCCATCGCATATACATCGGCTAA
- the rnf20 gene encoding E3 ubiquitin-protein ligase BRE1A isoform X1, whose protein sequence is MSGLKRPADPSGSSSSGAPPEKRREREGEDGAAGVSAAAGGSTAVETVIKLGGVSNSEEQDIKALQTKNRKLGESLDQRQVIEDELRERIERLETRQATDDASLLILNRYWNQFDENVKLTIRRYDQASREPEKCLAGEGRSLKPETPEPDGDSNQERAKDRGNQGEPNNSFLATLASSSSEEMEAELQERVESSLKQASHVVEIYECLKRTVDQLKAELDSGAEGSLWQAAFKLNSLLTSENKRLQQLTEDLKQKHIHMTSESRPLGRAANKADQRVSELQVLIEELQWDMEKIRRRENRLNAHLTEILERVNSKGYKVCGEASSVCGTITINKRKFEEMNSDMEENTELADNRLVELQKLQQDLQSVHQENNNMKTELLNRAEGAVRETSEYRCLQSQFSVLYNESLILKAQLDETRARLNTTRTARLRQLEHMENDEVALQRKVRTEVFQLEDTLAQVRKEYEMLRIEFEQTLAANEQAGPINREMRHLISTLQTHNQQMKGEVVKYKIRLRETQAELNQVRASKGNAILQSQSSTEMDVKDEITSPSTPAVSGEPVVKTETDTGSSTPSSTGASLKTEPGIEPEATVKEEEKDEKKEKEDKKEKDSIKKEEKDRERERERERERERPTRSGGNSSSIKEEKEKPGSSSQPEESAGERLSMVGGSKRKEMEQLKIVRAELKKAQESQREMKLLLDMYRSAPKEQRDKVQLMAAEKKSKSEGEELRQRLRELEERERREGKKMADEEALRKIRSVEEQIDILNKKLSIAKQEEDALLSEMDVTGQAFEDMQEQNIRLMQQLREKDDANFKLMSERIKSNQIHKLLKEEKEELADQLLTLKTQVEAQLQVVRKLEEKERLLQGTISTAERELALRTQALDMNKRKAQESAMQSEDLRTQLEQVQQRLNLVREEVIENSISREKESFNARRAQEDISKLRGKIEKAKKPAEKISNGDDILNEEINDYKARLTCPCCNSRVKDAVLTKCFHVFCFECVKTRYDTRQRKCPKCNAAFGANDFHRIYIG, encoded by the exons ATGTCGGGACTGAAGCGTCCTgccgaccccagcggttcctcgtCCTCCGGTGCGCCCCCGGAGAagcggagagagagggaaggagaggacgGAGCTGCCGGTGTCAGCGCCGCTGCCGGAGGGAGCACCGCGGTGGAGACAGTCATCAAACTGGGAGGGGTGTCCAACTCC GAAGAGCAAGATATCAAAGCTCTCCAGACTAAGAACCGAAAGTTAGGAGAATCTCTTGATCAGAGACAG GTGATTGAGGATGAATTGCGAGAGCGAATTGAGAGACTAGAGACACGGCAGGCCACTGATGATGCCAGTCTGCTGATCCTCAACAGATACTGGAACCAG TTTGATGAAAACGTTAAACTGACCATCAGGCGTTATGACCAAGCAAGTCGCGAACCTGAGAAATGTCTGGCAGGTGAGGGACGGAGCCTGAAGCCGGAAACTCCAGAACCTGATGGCGACTCCAATCAGGAGCGGGCTAAGGATAGAG GCAATCAGGGAGAGCCAAACAACTCTTTCCTGGCAACGCTGgcgagcagcagcagtgaggaGATGGAGGCTGAGCTTCAGGAGAGGGTGGAGTCCAGCCTGAAGCAGGCCAGTCACGTGGTGGAGATCTACGAGTGTCTGAAGAGGACCGTGGACCAACTGAAGGCAGAGCTGGACTCTGGAGCAG AGGGCAGTCTATGGCAGGCGGCTTTCAAACTGAATTCCCTCCTGACCAGCGAAAACAAGCGGCTGCAACAGCTGACGGAGGACCTTAAGCAGAAGCACATTCACATGACGAGCGAG TCTCGGCCCCTGGGCCGTGCAGCTAACAAAGCAGACCAGCGTGTCAGCGAGCTGCAGGTTCTGATCGAGGAGCTCCAGTGGGACATGGAGAAGATCCGCCGGCGagagaacagactaaatgcaCACCTGACTGAGATACTGGAGAGG GTGAACAGCAAAGGCTATAAGGTGTGTGGAGAGGCGAGCAGCGTTTGTGGCACCATCACTATTAACAAGAGAAAG TTTGAAGAAATGAACAGCGATATGGAGGAGAACACGGAGCTGGCAGACAACCGCCTGGTTGAGCTGCAGAAGCTCCAACAGGACCTGCAGAGTGTGCaccaggaaaacaacaacatgaag aCGGAGCTGCTGAATCGGGCAGAAGGCGCGGTGAGGGAGACTTCTGAGTATCGCTGCCTGCAGTCACAGTTTTCTGTGCTCTACAACGAGTCTCTGATCCTCAAGGCTCAATTAGATGAGACACGCGCTCGTCTCAACACTACCAGGACGGCGAGGCTTCGGCAGCTGGAGCACATGGAg AACGATGAGGTGGCTTTGCAGAGGAAGGTTCGTACAGAAGTGTTTCAGCTGGAGGACACACTGGCTCAGGTCAGGAAGGAGTACGAGATGCTGCGCATTGAATTTGAACAGACTCTCGCTGCCAACGAGCAAGCAG GTCCCATCAACAGGGAGATGCGTCACCTGATCAGCACGCTGCAAACCCACAACCAGCAGATGAAGGGAGAGGTGGTGAAATACAAGATTAGACTGAGAGAGACACAAGCCGAGCTCAACCAG GTCCGCGCTTCAAAGGGAAACGCCATCCTCCAATCCCAGTCGAGCACAGAGATGGACGTGAAGGATGAGATAACCTCTCCATCGACCCCAGCCGTCTCTGGGGAACCTGTGGTCAAGACAGAGACTGACACCGGCTCCTCCACACCCAGCAGCACTG GGGCCTCGTTGAAAACGGAGCCTGGAATAGAACCTGAGGCAACCgttaaagaggaggagaaagacgagaagaaagagaaggaggacaagaaggaaaaagacagtataaagaaagaggagaaagaccgagagcgggagagagagagggaaagggagagagagaggccgacCCGGAGCGGTGGGAACAGCAGCTCGataaaggaagagaaggagaagccAGGGAGCAGCAGCCAACCGGAGGAGTCAGCCGGGGAGCGCCTGTCGATGGTCGGAGGGTCAAAGAGGAAAGAGATGGAGCAGCTGAAGATCGTCAGAGCGGAACTCAA GAAAGCCCAGGAGTCCCAGAGGGAGATGAAGCTGCTGCTAGACATGTACCGCTCAGCCCCAAAGGAGCAGAGGGACAAAGTCCAGCTCATGGCTGCAGAGAAGAAGTCCAAGTCAGAG GGAGAAGAGCTGCGGCAGAGGCTGAGggagctggaggagagggagaggagggagggcaAGAAAATGGCCGACGAAGAGGCTCTGAGGAAGATCCGCTCTGTAGAGGAGCAGATCGATATCCTTAACAAGAAGCTCTCTATAGCAAAACAG GAGGAGGACGCGCTGCTGAGCGAGATGGATGTGACAGGCCAGGCCTTTGAGGACATGCAGGAACAGAACATTCGTCTGATGCAGCAGCTCAGAGAAAAAGATGATGCCAACTTCAAGCTGATGAGTGAGCGGATCAAGTCTAACCAGATCCACAAGCTgctaaaagaggaaaaggaggagctTGCCGACCAACTGCTCACTCTAAAAACTCAG GTGGAGGCCCAGCTACAGGTGGTAAGGAAGCTAGAGGAAAAGGAGCGCCTCCTACAGGGCACCATCAGCACTGCTGAGAGAGAGTTGGCACTTCGCACACAAGCTTTGGACATGAACAAACGCAAG GCTCAGGAATCTGCTATGCAGTCGGAAGACTTGCGAACTCAGCTGGAGCAGGTTCAGCAGAGGCTCAACCTGGTCAGAGAAGAAGTAATAGAGAACAGCATCTCCAGGGAGAAGGAGTCATTTAACGCACGACGAGCACAG GAGGACATCTCCAAACTAAGGGGAAAGATCGAGAAGGCCAAGAAACCAGCTGAGAAAATCAGCAATGGAGATGATATCCTAAATGAAGAAATCAATGACTATAAG GCACGCTTAACGTGTCCGTGCTGCAACTCTCGGGTGAAGGATGCAGTACTCACAAAGTGCTTCCACGTCTTCTGCTTTGAGTGCGTCAAGACACGCTACGACACACGCCAGAGGAAGTGCCCCAAGTGCAATGCCGCCTTCGGAGCCAACGACTTCCATCGCATATACATCGGCTAA